The following coding sequences lie in one Cryptosporangium aurantiacum genomic window:
- the sigJ gene encoding RNA polymerase sigma factor SigJ, protein MTPQDFLAVQFEGHRSHLRAVAYRMLGSLSEADDAVQEAWLRLARSDSGAIDNLGGWLTTVVGRVCLDMLRSRKARREESLEDWLPDPVVGREDASDPEQEVLLADSVGLALLVVLDSLPPAERLALVLHDMFGLPFEQIAPIVDRTPSAAKKLASRARQRVRGAAPEPDADLSGQRRVVEAFLAAARGGDLEALVSILDPDVVLRADGGVLTGGMKAIRGAAAVSGQLATFQRMASSAATYPARVNGLAGLVNTVDDQLISVMSFTVSDGKIAAIDILSDPGRLARLNLTHPGGGSK, encoded by the coding sequence GTGACGCCTCAGGATTTTCTGGCCGTCCAGTTCGAGGGACACCGCTCGCACCTGAGAGCGGTCGCCTACCGCATGCTCGGGTCGCTGAGCGAGGCCGACGACGCGGTGCAGGAAGCTTGGCTGCGGCTGGCGCGTTCGGACTCCGGTGCCATCGACAATCTGGGTGGCTGGCTGACCACCGTGGTCGGCCGAGTCTGCCTGGACATGCTGCGGAGTCGTAAGGCTCGACGCGAGGAGTCGCTGGAGGATTGGCTGCCCGATCCGGTGGTCGGCCGTGAGGACGCCTCCGATCCGGAGCAGGAGGTGTTGCTGGCCGATTCGGTGGGCCTAGCGCTGTTGGTCGTGCTGGACTCCTTGCCCCCGGCCGAACGGCTGGCGCTCGTGCTCCATGACATGTTCGGATTGCCGTTCGAGCAGATAGCGCCGATCGTGGATCGGACCCCCTCGGCGGCCAAGAAGCTCGCCAGCCGGGCGCGCCAGCGAGTCCGCGGCGCGGCCCCGGAGCCCGACGCCGATCTGAGCGGCCAGCGCCGCGTGGTGGAGGCTTTCCTCGCCGCCGCGCGCGGCGGCGACCTCGAAGCGCTGGTGTCGATTCTCGATCCGGACGTGGTGCTTCGCGCCGACGGCGGGGTGCTCACCGGCGGCATGAAGGCAATCCGGGGCGCCGCGGCTGTCTCCGGGCAGCTCGCCACCTTCCAGCGCATGGCCTCCAGCGCCGCCACGTATCCGGCGCGCGTCAACGGCCTCGCCGGCCTGGTCAACACCGTCGATGATCAGCTGATCTCCGTCATGAGCTTCACGGTCTCCGACGGCAAGATCGCCGCGATCGACATCCTGTCCGACCCCGGCCGGCTTGCCCGGCTCAACCTCACCCACCCGGGCGGCGGGTCGAAGTGA
- a CDS encoding response regulator transcription factor: MRVVIAEDSVLLREGLVRLLETSGIDVVAAVGDADALVAAAEAHLPDLVLADVRMPPTHTDEGLRAALQLRKQRPRMAVLVLSQFVEERYAVELLTGETGGLGYLLKDRVADVADFLDALHRVAAGGTALDPEVVSQLLVRRRSDPLDALTRRETDVLALMAEGRSNSAIATALMVSDSSVAKHIASIFTKLDIPPADNDHRRVLAVLRFLKV, from the coding sequence ATGCGCGTCGTGATCGCCGAGGATTCCGTCCTGCTCCGCGAAGGGCTGGTGCGGCTGCTCGAGACCAGCGGCATCGACGTCGTGGCCGCGGTCGGTGATGCCGACGCTCTGGTGGCCGCCGCCGAGGCGCACCTGCCCGACTTGGTGCTGGCCGACGTGCGCATGCCCCCCACTCACACCGACGAGGGCCTGCGCGCAGCCCTCCAGCTCCGCAAGCAGCGACCCCGGATGGCGGTGCTCGTGCTGTCGCAGTTCGTGGAGGAGCGCTACGCCGTCGAACTGCTCACCGGCGAGACGGGCGGGCTCGGGTATCTGCTCAAGGACCGTGTTGCCGACGTCGCCGACTTCCTCGATGCGCTGCACCGCGTGGCCGCCGGCGGCACCGCGCTCGACCCGGAAGTCGTGTCCCAGCTCCTCGTCCGCCGGCGCAGTGATCCGCTCGACGCCCTGACCCGACGGGAGACGGACGTCCTGGCGCTGATGGCGGAGGGCCGTTCCAACAGCGCCATCGCCACGGCGCTCATGGTCAGCGACAGCTCCGTCGCCAAACACATCGCGAGCATCTTCACCAAGCTCGACATCCCGCCGGCGGACAACGACCACCGGCGCGTCCTCGCGGTGCTGCGCTTTCTCAAGGTCTGA
- a CDS encoding alpha/beta fold hydrolase, whose product MCGFRQARGLVLNRRGRAPSGPLGSEYSVETEVLEWAAIEAPVDLIIGEDSRGGEPYGTAFDAVAQMTPGATVHVLPGQGHLAHVNAPEALGRLVADCVSPTAVQDSPG is encoded by the coding sequence GTGTGCGGATTTAGGCAGGCGCGAGGGCTCGTTCTCAACCGGCGGGGCCGGGCGCCCAGTGGCCCGCTCGGCAGCGAATACAGCGTCGAGACGGAGGTCCTCGAGTGGGCTGCGATCGAAGCGCCGGTCGACCTGATCATCGGCGAGGACAGCCGAGGCGGTGAGCCGTACGGCACCGCGTTCGACGCGGTCGCGCAGATGACGCCGGGTGCGACCGTGCACGTGTTACCAGGGCAGGGGCACCTTGCGCACGTCAATGCTCCGGAAGCGCTAGGTCGTCTCGTCGCCGACTGTGTGTCGCCCACAGCGGTCCAGGACTCACCGGGGTAG
- a CDS encoding AbfB domain-containing protein, with the protein MVQAAQDGDVRAMRTLVTAHLPLLYTLVVRAASPTVDVGNVLGHTVTLVASGMPGLAEPDSFRPWLLGTAMRFLWAAEEAGNPRDTGRPAVQVDPHDQREEANAAVQWLVADDRALLSFWWLEASGELNRAEMIAACGLTPAQAETRLRQVEAHFNDARTTIRTLSAAPPCPELADLLRHWDGRPSDRQRRQITRHATNCSTCSARADDLIPADRLMRGSPLLAPPPALVEELLARCDRTPEPAGGSWGAALIDRARRAAEIPWVATAARFIAVTGAVVLTISTLLAYADSRKTQPEPTSTRIGPAAPSASPSPARATSAATTPSASSSPRAPSSSTAVASPASAPLSLSGSRSLRSVAHPDRYVRAVDDLAAVTPVSRSSSGASRREATFTVVRGLSDPSCRSFRDASGRYLRHFAFRVRLDHDDRSEIFRQDVTFCARTGATRRSVSFQSTNYPDRYLHLRGDELWIDRPDSSPAFRAAASFEVSAPLA; encoded by the coding sequence ATGGTGCAAGCGGCTCAGGACGGCGACGTCCGGGCTATGAGGACGCTCGTCACCGCCCATCTGCCGCTGCTCTACACGCTGGTCGTCCGCGCGGCGAGTCCCACGGTCGACGTCGGCAATGTGCTGGGCCACACCGTCACGCTCGTCGCTTCCGGCATGCCAGGACTGGCCGAGCCGGATAGCTTCCGGCCGTGGCTGCTGGGCACCGCGATGCGGTTCCTCTGGGCAGCCGAGGAGGCCGGGAATCCGCGCGACACGGGCCGGCCTGCGGTCCAGGTCGATCCGCACGACCAGCGGGAAGAGGCGAACGCCGCCGTCCAATGGCTGGTCGCCGACGATCGCGCACTGCTCTCGTTCTGGTGGCTGGAGGCGTCCGGCGAACTCAACCGCGCAGAGATGATCGCCGCCTGCGGGCTCACGCCCGCGCAAGCCGAAACCCGCCTTCGGCAGGTCGAGGCCCACTTCAACGACGCCAGAACAACAATTCGGACGCTCAGCGCGGCGCCGCCGTGTCCGGAGCTGGCGGATCTGCTGCGGCATTGGGACGGCCGTCCGTCCGATCGGCAACGTCGTCAGATCACGCGGCACGCCACAAACTGCTCGACGTGTTCGGCGCGAGCGGACGACCTGATCCCGGCCGACCGTCTCATGCGCGGCAGCCCGTTGTTGGCGCCACCGCCCGCACTCGTCGAGGAACTGCTCGCGCGGTGCGACCGAACGCCGGAGCCGGCCGGCGGTTCCTGGGGTGCGGCGCTCATCGACCGAGCACGGCGCGCTGCGGAAATTCCATGGGTGGCGACGGCGGCCCGGTTCATCGCGGTCACCGGCGCCGTCGTGCTGACGATCAGCACGTTGCTGGCGTACGCCGACAGCCGGAAGACGCAACCCGAGCCCACCTCGACGCGCATCGGGCCCGCGGCCCCCTCAGCCTCCCCGTCGCCCGCGCGGGCAACGTCCGCTGCGACGACCCCGTCGGCGAGCAGTTCTCCACGCGCGCCGTCCAGTTCGACCGCGGTGGCGTCACCAGCCTCGGCGCCGCTGAGTCTGTCCGGTTCCCGGTCGCTCCGGTCGGTCGCGCACCCGGATCGGTACGTGCGGGCGGTCGACGACCTGGCCGCCGTCACCCCCGTGAGCCGATCCAGCTCCGGAGCGTCCCGGCGGGAGGCGACGTTCACCGTGGTGAGAGGCCTTAGCGACCCCTCGTGCCGGTCATTCCGCGACGCCTCGGGCCGCTATCTGCGGCACTTCGCGTTTCGCGTCCGGCTCGACCACGACGACCGATCCGAAATCTTCCGGCAGGACGTCACGTTCTGCGCTCGTACGGGCGCCACGCGCCGATCGGTGTCGTTCCAATCGACGAACTACCCGGACCGATACCTCCACCTGCGTGGCGACGAACTCTGGATCGACCGGCCGGACAGCAGCCCGGCGTTCCGCGCCGCGGCCTCGTTCGAGGTCTCCGCGCCCTTGGCGTGA
- a CDS encoding SDR family NAD(P)-dependent oxidoreductase produces the protein MTMKPRHAPLDGTRILVTGASSGIGRALALQLADAGARLALSARRVELLEELAAEIAAGGHPAPILLPDDLAVPGSAARLGQSCLHAFEGSIDILVNNAGTSLTGALSHHADDAAARAVFELNLWAPIALSAAVVPAMRAAGSGTIVNVTSTLQAVPLPLLGYYAASKAALAQATRSLRLELSNTPVRVLEVVPGGTDTALRDIDDLPWQGAPPRTLPPISAQSMAARIVRSLRRGDTRLVYPPYSLLPLEFPMVGRAVARLAGGRVDTAAAIDPLG, from the coding sequence ATGACGATGAAGCCGCGACACGCTCCACTCGACGGGACGCGCATCCTGGTAACCGGCGCCTCGAGCGGAATCGGACGCGCCCTGGCCTTGCAGTTGGCAGACGCCGGGGCTCGCCTCGCTCTGTCGGCGCGCAGAGTGGAGCTACTCGAAGAGCTTGCGGCCGAGATCGCAGCCGGCGGCCACCCTGCCCCGATCCTGCTCCCGGACGACCTCGCGGTGCCTGGCTCCGCCGCGCGCCTGGGTCAGAGCTGCCTCCATGCGTTCGAGGGAAGCATTGACATCCTGGTCAACAACGCCGGGACAAGTCTCACCGGCGCGTTGAGTCACCACGCCGATGACGCCGCAGCCAGAGCGGTGTTCGAACTCAACCTGTGGGCGCCGATCGCGCTGAGCGCCGCGGTGGTCCCGGCCATGCGCGCTGCCGGGTCCGGCACGATCGTGAACGTCACCTCGACGCTTCAAGCAGTGCCGTTGCCGCTGCTGGGGTACTACGCGGCATCGAAGGCTGCCCTGGCACAGGCCACCCGGTCCCTTCGATTGGAGTTGTCGAACACACCGGTGCGCGTACTCGAAGTGGTGCCCGGCGGGACAGACACGGCGCTCCGCGACATCGACGACCTGCCTTGGCAGGGCGCACCACCCAGAACACTTCCGCCGATCTCGGCGCAGTCCATGGCAGCACGAATCGTGCGCTCGTTGCGTCGCGGGGACACACGGCTCGTCTATCCGCCCTACTCGCTGCTCCCACTAGAATTCCCCATGGTCGGACGGGCGGTAGCGCGGCTGGCCGGCGGCCGTGTCGACACAGCCGCCGCGATCGATCCGCTCGGCTAG
- a CDS encoding DUF4097 family beta strand repeat-containing protein produces the protein MASPTRRAWRITGASATCLAVLLGTTVLWSGVTHLAVDRETQSETYDHAVDRVELDLDEGAIRIAAGAPGQVAVERRLEWSGERPTVEETWHGDTLRITARCRKSAWSREHCAAGYTLTVPADVEIDARTRTSRIEVRGLTGDLRLSGSSGDVTLTDTSGRVRVTTGAGAITATGLRDGPVEVHANSGDVHLRFAAAPETVRATTAAGNVDIAVPRTDAYRVSVETADGDREVSVRQDSAATRTIAVRTTRGDVKITQSR, from the coding sequence ATGGCTAGCCCGACCCGGCGCGCCTGGCGGATCACCGGAGCCTCCGCCACCTGCCTGGCCGTCCTGCTCGGCACCACCGTGCTGTGGTCGGGCGTGACCCACCTGGCCGTCGACCGGGAGACCCAGAGCGAGACCTACGACCACGCGGTCGACCGGGTCGAGCTCGACCTCGATGAAGGCGCGATCCGCATCGCCGCCGGCGCACCCGGCCAGGTGGCGGTCGAACGTCGGCTGGAATGGTCCGGCGAAAGGCCCACGGTCGAGGAGACCTGGCACGGCGACACGCTGCGGATCACCGCGCGCTGCCGGAAATCCGCCTGGAGCCGGGAGCACTGCGCGGCCGGGTACACGCTGACCGTGCCGGCCGACGTCGAGATCGACGCGCGCACCCGCACGAGCCGCATCGAGGTCCGCGGGCTGACCGGCGACCTGCGGCTCAGCGGCTCGTCGGGCGACGTCACGCTCACCGACACGAGCGGGCGAGTTCGGGTCACGACCGGCGCCGGCGCGATCACCGCCACCGGCCTGCGCGACGGCCCGGTGGAGGTCCACGCGAACTCGGGCGACGTCCATCTGCGCTTCGCCGCGGCACCCGAGACCGTGCGGGCGACCACCGCCGCCGGCAACGTCGACATCGCGGTTCCCCGCACGGACGCCTACCGGGTGTCGGTCGAGACCGCGGACGGTGATCGCGAGGTCAGCGTCCGGCAGGACAGCGCCGCTACCCGCACCATCGCAGTGCGGACCACCCGCGGCGACGTGAAGATCACCCAGAGCCGCTGA
- a CDS encoding serine/threonine-protein kinase: protein MITIDQRATASRTLVGGRYRLDSRLGSGASGTVWLAQDEELGRTVAVKEIPRELAPYPGAGRLEARAAARIDHRAVVAVYDFVAQDSDGVDWIVMEALSGRTLASVLYQYGPVSGDEARYLAEHLLDALGAVHGAGLIHGDVKPGNVQLCDDGRVVLLDFGLATVPRRTAGATDGPVAGSLPYIAPEILRSGVYSPQSDLYALGMTLYVALTGEAPDIDLTADQYRVPEIPPHAAAFAGVLRGLLDPDPDTRFDADALDRALRRLPR, encoded by the coding sequence ATGATCACGATCGATCAGCGGGCAACCGCATCCCGGACACTCGTCGGCGGGCGCTACCGGCTCGACTCGCGTCTCGGCAGCGGTGCTTCCGGCACGGTCTGGCTCGCCCAGGACGAGGAACTCGGCCGCACGGTCGCCGTCAAAGAGATTCCCCGGGAGCTGGCCCCCTACCCCGGCGCCGGCCGCCTCGAGGCCCGTGCCGCCGCCCGCATCGACCACCGGGCCGTCGTCGCCGTGTACGACTTCGTGGCGCAGGACAGCGACGGCGTCGATTGGATCGTGATGGAGGCGCTCTCCGGCCGAACCCTGGCCTCGGTGCTCTACCAGTACGGACCGGTGAGCGGCGACGAAGCCCGCTACCTCGCCGAACACCTCCTGGACGCACTGGGCGCGGTCCACGGCGCCGGACTGATCCACGGCGACGTCAAGCCGGGAAACGTCCAGCTCTGCGACGACGGCCGCGTCGTGCTGCTGGACTTCGGGCTCGCGACCGTCCCCCGCCGGACGGCAGGCGCGACCGACGGACCGGTCGCCGGCAGCCTGCCCTACATCGCTCCGGAGATCCTGCGGTCCGGCGTCTACTCGCCGCAGTCGGACCTGTACGCGCTGGGCATGACCCTCTACGTCGCGCTCACCGGCGAGGCACCCGACATCGACCTGACCGCCGACCAGTACCGCGTGCCGGAGATCCCGCCGCACGCCGCAGCCTTCGCCGGTGTGCTGCGGGGCCTACTGGACCCCGACCCGGACACCCGATTCGACGCGGACGCGCTCGACCGCGCCCTCCGCCGCCTACCCCGGTGA
- a CDS encoding TetR/AcrR family transcriptional regulator → MTSIDQSQDRRRRLLTAARTLFAARPYEKVTTTEIAKRAGVAYGLIAHHFENKHGLYLAVMKEIGAELAAEQDAPLTGDTLEDQLREALGRHVRYIDQNAAGFTAMMRGGLGTDPEFRSMLETLRWVGAARILHRLGVPDPPPATLRSAMRAWVAYFDELMLDRIETQALDLGDLVELAAAALKSTVAATLELDPEIRVRSDVHQLLHSRPATGSRLPARS, encoded by the coding sequence ATGACCTCCATCGACCAGAGCCAGGACCGCCGCCGACGGCTGCTCACCGCCGCACGCACGTTGTTCGCCGCGCGTCCGTACGAGAAGGTCACCACTACCGAGATCGCCAAACGGGCAGGTGTCGCGTACGGCCTGATCGCCCATCATTTTGAGAACAAACACGGCCTCTACCTCGCCGTCATGAAAGAAATCGGCGCCGAACTCGCCGCCGAGCAAGACGCCCCACTCACGGGTGACACGCTGGAGGACCAGCTACGCGAGGCGCTCGGGCGGCACGTCCGTTACATCGACCAGAACGCCGCCGGCTTCACCGCCATGATGCGCGGCGGCCTCGGAACCGACCCGGAGTTCCGTTCGATGTTGGAGACGTTGCGGTGGGTAGGTGCCGCGCGCATCCTTCACCGCCTCGGCGTGCCCGACCCGCCGCCCGCGACGCTGCGGAGTGCCATGCGCGCCTGGGTGGCCTACTTCGACGAGCTCATGCTCGACCGCATCGAAACTCAGGCTCTCGACCTCGGCGATCTTGTCGAACTCGCGGCGGCGGCGCTGAAGTCCACTGTTGCGGCGACGCTCGAGCTCGATCCGGAGATTCGAGTGCGCTCCGACGTTCACCAGCTGCTCCACAGCCGACCAGCGACCGGAAGTCGACTCCCGGCCCGGTCGTGA
- a CDS encoding MMPL family transporter: MMSRIGQFCFRYRFWVLGGWLVLFAGGVLAAGQVLDNIGAVEQRYAPESVKAGQVLDAAGDRGDQIVALFEGVDPRSPDVRDAVTRASDDVARIDGVRDVDEPVLATDSSGVALQLTLSRMDDDDVVVEQVSERLRRTSADVPGMTVRVGGNAVLNNDVGEAVQGDLARAEVTSLPLIAILLVLVFGGLIIAGVPLLATLASTAGAFAVLFGFSQFVQLDGNVITVVTLLSLGLSVDYGLLLVARYREELIPEYRAALAAGKQRPDRSGRAAALRRAWGTAGRTVVFSSLTIAAALSGLLLLKITSLQAMAAAGISVALVAMFTALTFTAAMLAAVGRWVRPSRRTLRRIAATPGEGEDESADDAERGFFARLAGATQRRPLLVMLGTVVALIAAGAPLLGVVVKQPLLEGFPRGIESVAVADDLSARYGRTVQPAVTVVARTSPDALDDWAARWRTDQEVIRVEPARAAGPDLSVVVLAVRGDAQGDGAQDLVRRLRADRPAGGESWVTGSAASLVDTLTTLRQNMPWAILLTLVAMSILLFLMTGSVVVPLQAIVTTVVSLGATFGVLVGVFQHGWLSGLLDTRTVGGLSPFVIGLVFAFAFGLSMDYQVFLLSRIKEYVDGGVDTATAVRRGLQRTGRIITSAALLMLVVFGCFGAAKVGDIEVIGIGLFVAVLVDVTIVRCLLVPATMSLLGGSNWWAPRRLRTLHTRYGLREASGA, translated from the coding sequence ATGATGAGTCGAATAGGTCAATTCTGTTTCCGATATCGTTTCTGGGTACTTGGCGGATGGCTGGTTCTCTTCGCGGGCGGTGTGCTGGCCGCGGGCCAGGTACTCGACAACATCGGTGCCGTCGAGCAGCGGTATGCGCCGGAGTCCGTCAAGGCGGGCCAGGTGCTCGACGCCGCGGGCGACCGCGGTGATCAGATCGTCGCCCTGTTCGAAGGGGTCGACCCGCGCTCACCGGACGTGCGCGACGCGGTGACCCGCGCGAGCGATGACGTGGCGCGGATCGACGGCGTCCGGGATGTGGACGAACCGGTCCTCGCCACCGACAGCAGCGGGGTCGCGCTCCAGCTGACGCTGTCTCGGATGGACGACGACGACGTCGTTGTCGAGCAGGTGAGCGAGCGGCTGCGCCGTACGAGCGCGGATGTTCCCGGCATGACCGTCCGAGTGGGCGGCAACGCCGTGCTCAACAACGACGTCGGCGAAGCCGTTCAGGGCGACCTGGCCAGGGCCGAAGTGACCTCGCTGCCGCTGATCGCGATCCTCCTGGTGCTCGTCTTCGGCGGGCTGATCATCGCCGGTGTACCGCTGCTGGCAACGCTGGCCAGCACGGCGGGCGCTTTCGCGGTGCTGTTCGGGTTCTCGCAGTTCGTGCAGCTCGACGGCAACGTCATCACGGTCGTGACACTGCTTTCGCTGGGCCTGTCGGTCGACTACGGCCTGCTGCTGGTCGCGCGTTACCGCGAGGAGCTGATCCCCGAGTACCGCGCCGCGTTGGCTGCGGGCAAGCAGCGGCCGGACCGGTCCGGCCGAGCCGCGGCGCTGCGCCGTGCGTGGGGCACCGCGGGCCGCACCGTCGTGTTCAGCTCGCTGACGATCGCAGCCGCGTTGAGCGGTCTGCTGCTGCTGAAGATCACCAGCCTGCAGGCGATGGCGGCTGCCGGGATCTCGGTGGCGCTGGTGGCGATGTTCACCGCCCTCACGTTCACGGCCGCGATGCTGGCCGCGGTCGGTCGGTGGGTCCGCCCGTCGCGGCGCACCCTGCGCCGGATCGCCGCGACGCCCGGCGAGGGCGAGGACGAGAGCGCCGACGACGCCGAACGTGGCTTCTTCGCGCGGCTGGCCGGTGCGACGCAGCGGCGGCCACTGCTGGTGATGCTCGGCACCGTCGTCGCGCTGATCGCGGCCGGTGCTCCGCTGCTGGGCGTCGTCGTCAAACAGCCTTTGCTCGAAGGGTTCCCGCGCGGCATCGAGTCGGTCGCGGTAGCGGACGACCTGTCCGCTCGTTACGGCCGTACCGTGCAGCCGGCGGTCACCGTCGTCGCCCGCACGTCGCCGGACGCCCTCGACGACTGGGCGGCCCGGTGGCGCACCGACCAGGAGGTCATCCGGGTCGAGCCCGCACGGGCGGCGGGACCGGACCTGTCGGTCGTGGTGCTCGCGGTGCGCGGCGACGCGCAGGGCGACGGTGCGCAGGACCTGGTCCGACGGCTACGGGCGGACCGCCCGGCGGGCGGGGAGTCCTGGGTCACCGGCAGCGCGGCTTCCCTCGTGGACACCCTGACCACGCTGCGCCAGAACATGCCGTGGGCGATCCTGCTCACTCTCGTCGCCATGAGCATTTTGCTTTTTTTGATGACCGGCTCGGTCGTGGTGCCGCTGCAGGCAATCGTGACGACGGTCGTGTCCCTCGGCGCGACGTTCGGAGTGCTGGTCGGCGTCTTTCAGCACGGCTGGCTCTCCGGCCTGCTGGACACCCGGACGGTCGGCGGCCTCAGCCCGTTCGTCATCGGGCTGGTTTTTGCGTTCGCCTTCGGCCTGTCGATGGACTACCAGGTGTTCCTGCTGAGCCGGATCAAGGAGTACGTCGACGGCGGCGTGGACACCGCGACGGCGGTACGGCGTGGGCTGCAGCGAACCGGCCGCATCATCACCTCGGCTGCGTTGCTGATGCTGGTCGTGTTCGGTTGCTTCGGAGCGGCCAAGGTCGGCGACATCGAGGTGATCGGCATCGGGCTGTTCGTCGCGGTCCTGGTCGACGTCACGATCGTGCGGTGCCTGCTGGTGCCCGCGACCATGAGCCTGCTGGGCGGGTCGAACTGGTGGGCGCCGAGGCGCCTGCGGACGCTGCACACCCGCTACGGCCTGCGCGAAGCTTCGGGAGCGTGA
- a CDS encoding nuclear transport factor 2 family protein produces the protein MSTSPNKQLVETYLEGFRTNDHEKILSCLSDDIAWTVFGHFRLTGKKAYDDAIEGPGWVGPPQLEVVRMVEESDTVMAELRGSAPQQSGEPVRMSMAEVFVIRDGKITERRAWVIPLVENDHR, from the coding sequence ATGAGCACCTCACCCAACAAGCAGCTGGTCGAGACCTACCTCGAGGGTTTCCGCACCAACGACCACGAGAAGATCCTGTCGTGCCTGTCCGACGACATCGCATGGACCGTCTTCGGTCACTTCCGGCTCACCGGCAAGAAGGCCTACGACGACGCCATCGAGGGACCCGGATGGGTCGGTCCTCCCCAGCTGGAGGTCGTGCGGATGGTCGAGGAGAGCGACACCGTCATGGCTGAGCTGCGAGGGTCCGCTCCCCAACAGTCCGGCGAGCCGGTGCGCATGTCGATGGCAGAGGTGTTCGTGATCCGCGACGGCAAGATCACCGAGCGCCGCGCGTGGGTGATCCCGCTCGTCGAGAACGACCACCGCTGA
- a CDS encoding sensor histidine kinase, which produces MQALVPLVTFVRRTWSARAWWATSHLVIGAPIGLFTAAVLVVLAALTLTLAVTVVLAAVMLMQLIIFNGTFTSWQRSRFAALIDVQISPLPQQSRDQSVWRWAIAEARTGRTWRQFGYHVFAGVFGPGAAAAVVGAWSIGLLATGSFVLSEGLPDLLPADLDGVLARTALTGGGLALLFAAPWLARGLAAADAGLAHRLLGPNRRDELAMRVESLTASRAALVEAVDAERRRIERDIHDGTQQRLTSLALNLGIARATLSDLPAPALEAIVNAHDEAKQASAELREFVRGMYPAVLHDRGLDAALSGIVARAPLPVRLRVKVPGPVSAAVEAVAYFVVSEALTNVAKHAHASAVDVTVEQVGDRLHVTVHDDGRGGAVVGTGSGLRGLEQRTASVDGTLRLDSPAGGPTTIVADLPCAS; this is translated from the coding sequence ATGCAGGCGCTGGTGCCGCTCGTGACGTTCGTCCGCCGGACGTGGTCGGCGCGGGCCTGGTGGGCTACCAGCCATCTGGTCATCGGCGCGCCGATCGGCCTGTTCACGGCGGCCGTCCTGGTCGTGCTGGCCGCCCTCACTCTGACGTTGGCGGTGACCGTCGTATTGGCGGCGGTGATGCTCATGCAACTGATCATCTTCAACGGCACGTTCACGTCGTGGCAGCGATCGCGGTTCGCCGCTCTGATCGACGTCCAAATCTCGCCGTTGCCGCAGCAGAGCCGAGACCAGTCGGTCTGGCGTTGGGCGATCGCCGAAGCGCGCACGGGCAGGACCTGGCGGCAATTCGGGTACCACGTGTTCGCGGGCGTGTTCGGCCCCGGCGCAGCCGCGGCCGTGGTCGGGGCATGGTCGATCGGGCTCCTGGCGACCGGTTCGTTCGTCCTCTCCGAAGGCCTACCCGACCTGTTACCGGCCGATCTGGACGGCGTCCTCGCGCGTACGGCGCTGACGGGAGGCGGGCTGGCGCTGCTGTTCGCCGCGCCGTGGCTCGCCCGCGGGTTGGCCGCAGCGGACGCCGGGCTGGCCCACCGGCTGCTCGGGCCGAACCGCCGCGACGAGCTAGCGATGCGCGTGGAGTCGCTGACTGCGAGCCGGGCCGCGCTCGTGGAGGCGGTTGATGCCGAACGCCGACGCATCGAACGCGATATCCACGACGGGACCCAGCAGCGGCTGACGTCGCTCGCGCTGAACCTCGGCATCGCCCGCGCCACCCTCAGCGACCTGCCGGCACCGGCGCTCGAGGCGATAGTGAACGCACACGACGAGGCCAAGCAGGCATCGGCGGAGCTGCGCGAATTCGTGCGCGGCATGTACCCGGCGGTGCTGCACGACCGGGGCCTCGACGCCGCCCTGTCCGGCATCGTGGCTCGTGCGCCGCTGCCCGTGCGGCTACGGGTCAAGGTTCCGGGGCCGGTCTCGGCGGCCGTGGAGGCGGTCGCGTACTTCGTTGTCTCCGAAGCGCTGACCAACGTCGCCAAACACGCGCACGCGTCAGCCGTCGACGTGACCGTCGAGCAGGTCGGCGACCGGCTGCACGTCACCGTCCACGACGACGGGCGCGGTGGAGCCGTCGTCGGCACCGGGAGCGGTCTACGCGGTCTGGAACAACGGACCGCGTCGGTCGACGGAACGTTGCGCCTCGACAGCCCCGCCGGGGGGCCGACCACTATCGTCGCGGACCTGCCATGCGCGTCGTGA